The Candidatus Binataceae bacterium genome contains the following window.
CAGGCGTCGCGGGGGTATGCGCGGGGCCCATCCCGCGGTTTCGAGGATCGGCCGGCGCGGGAAGGACTTCGCGTAGCCGACGCAGAGATACGCGACCGCTACGATCTTGCGCGGAATGGCGAAGATGCGCTTGAGCCTCGCGATTGCGCAGGATACTGACCCAACCGACTCCCAGCCCCTCAGCGCGCGCGGCGAGCCACAAATTACCGACGGCGAGACAGGTCGAATAAAGCTCGACGTCAGCGATACCGGTTTTGCCGAGCACGCCGGGACCGAAGCGCTCGCGTTCGCACGTGACGATGATATTCAACGGCGCTTCGATAATTCCCTCGAGCTTGAGCGCAAGAAACTTCTCGCGGCGGGCGCCGGAGAACTGCGCGGCGTTTTTGATCCGCTCCTCCTCGAACAGGCGTTTGACTGCGCGCCGCCGTTCGAGATCACGCACGATGATGAAGTCCCATGGTTGCGTGAAGCCGACGCTGGGGGCGTGATGGGCGGCGACGAGTACGCGCGCGAGCACGGCGTCGGGTATCGGATCGGGCCGGAACGCGCGGACGTCACGGCGGCGAAAAATCGCCTCGTAGAGGCCGTGGCGCGCGGCCGGGGCGAAGGCGTCGCGGTCGCGCTCGCGAGTTGATTTGGGCTTTGCTGACAAGTTGACTTTCATTTTCCCGTGCGAGTGCGAAAAAGGTGACAGCCATTCCGGTGGCGCGCAAGTTAGCGCGCGCACCTCGTCTGCTCGCCGCACGCCCTGATGCGCGCATACCCGACGCATCAACGTTAGACGCGCCGCGCGCCGAGCAGGCAGCTTCGTTCTGAGCCAAGCCGAAGGAAGTCCGCGAGCGGCGTTCGGATAAGGTATATGATGTTCGCGGATGAGAGACGTATGAAGCGTGAAAACGGGCGTTCAGCGGCCAACCACAAGCATCCGCGGCCGCGAAAGCCGGAGCGCGGGTCGCCGGCGCGGCCAGTAATTACGGTTTTCGGCAGCGCACAGGCGCGGCGGGGTGGGCGACTCTATGCCGAGTCGCAGCGTATGGGCGAGCTGCTGGGCCAGGCCGGCTTTGACCTTATGACCGGCGGCTACGACGGCGTCATGGAGGCCATCAGCCGCGGCGGCGCGGAGGCCGGGGCGCATGTCACCGGCGTCACCCTGGACCGCTTTGGCAGTGTCGTCAACGCGCATGTGGTCGACGAAATTCGGACGACGAATTTTTACGAGCGCTTCACCTGGCTGATTGATCGCGCGGACGGCTACGTCGCGATGCATGGTGGAATCGGCACGCTGGCCGAGGTGGTCTTTGCCTGGCAGGAGCTGGTGGTCGGCACGCCGGGCGCTCGGCCGCTGATCCTGGTTGGCGAGCGCTGGCGGCGGCTGCTGCGGGTCTTTCGTGACAACCTGATAGCGCCCGCCAAAATCTACGGCGCGCTGACGGTCGTCGCTACGCCGGAAGCCGCGATTAAGTTATTGGCCGCGCATTTCGCGGGGGCGGGAATTGAGCTTAGCGCGCGCGAACGACGTCCCCGGACCGGCTCCAGATCGGCGGAAGCCGGCTAATCGCGGATCGCTCGAACGCCAGTTACCTGGCGTCGGCAAAGCGGGCGCGGCGCTCAGCTTCGATCAGATCGGCATCCTCTTTTTCGGGCCGTGGCGCCAGGAAATTGCCGGTATAGTCAGTCTGTTCCCAGCCGCGATCGTTGGGATCCCACACGTAGCGCAGTTCAATGATTGTGCCTGGATGCGTAA
Protein-coding sequences here:
- the bluB gene encoding 5,6-dimethylbenzimidazole synthase; this encodes MKVNLSAKPKSTRERDRDAFAPAARHGLYEAIFRRRDVRAFRPDPIPDAVLARVLVAAHHAPSVGFTQPWDFIIVRDLERRRAVKRLFEEERIKNAAQFSGARREKFLALKLEGIIEAPLNIIVTCERERFGPGVLGKTGIADVELYSTCLAVGNLWLAARAEGLGVGWVSILRNREAQAHLRHSAQDRSGRVSLRRLREVLPAPADPRNRGMGPAHTPATPAPFRVVARRGRGSEQRDRADGAPIRYLAKYLPAHQLTAPLRRHFAFAFASKHHRQRRGPTTDPRAAD
- a CDS encoding LOG family protein gives rise to the protein MKRENGRSAANHKHPRPRKPERGSPARPVITVFGSAQARRGGRLYAESQRMGELLGQAGFDLMTGGYDGVMEAISRGGAEAGAHVTGVTLDRFGSVVNAHVVDEIRTTNFYERFTWLIDRADGYVAMHGGIGTLAEVVFAWQELVVGTPGARPLILVGERWRRLLRVFRDNLIAPAKIYGALTVVATPEAAIKLLAAHFAGAGIELSARERRPRTGSRSAEAG